The following proteins are encoded in a genomic region of Spirosoma sp. SC4-14:
- a CDS encoding serine hydrolase: protein MPLPLFRRLAFIALALLVLAGCRRSASVSKLYFPPEGDNWAHLAPEKAGMDAALLNEAVAFAKTQETKQMAPDFSTQEEIFGKLLGPMPSSRAATNGIVLRHGYIVAEWGDTRRPDPTYSVAKSVLSTVAGITLERGMIPDIHEPVANLIHDGGYESAQNKPITWENHLQQSSEWEGTLWGKNSDFVGKEAFGKGERKPRTLQEPGSYYEYNDVRINRLALSLLRLWKKPLPEVVKDEIMNPIGASTTWQYVPYPNAVAEVDGKQMPSVSGGTRWGGGLWINTRDEARFGYLFLRQGRWKNQQIVSANWVKQATTPSPVGPDYGYLWWLNTGTSKTGKKAWPDAPATSFAALGAGSNTIWVDPEHDLVIVWRWHNGNPNELIRRVLAAVKEK from the coding sequence ATGCCCTTACCTCTTTTCCGAAGACTTGCTTTCATTGCGTTAGCGCTGCTTGTTTTAGCAGGCTGTCGTCGATCGGCTTCTGTATCGAAACTTTATTTCCCTCCTGAAGGTGATAACTGGGCACACCTTGCTCCGGAAAAAGCGGGTATGGATGCGGCTTTGCTCAACGAAGCAGTTGCCTTTGCCAAAACGCAGGAAACCAAACAGATGGCTCCTGACTTTTCAACGCAGGAAGAAATTTTTGGCAAGCTGCTAGGCCCAATGCCCTCCAGCCGGGCAGCCACGAATGGCATTGTTCTACGGCATGGCTATATTGTTGCCGAATGGGGCGACACCAGACGCCCAGATCCTACTTACAGTGTTGCCAAGAGCGTTTTGTCGACTGTAGCGGGCATTACGCTGGAGCGCGGTATGATTCCCGACATTCACGAACCGGTGGCCAATTTGATTCATGACGGCGGTTACGAATCGGCCCAAAATAAACCCATAACCTGGGAAAATCACCTCCAGCAAAGTAGCGAATGGGAAGGCACTCTCTGGGGGAAAAATAGTGATTTCGTTGGTAAAGAAGCCTTTGGCAAAGGCGAACGCAAACCGCGTACACTTCAAGAGCCGGGTTCTTATTATGAATATAACGACGTTCGGATCAACCGACTGGCACTATCGTTGCTGCGATTATGGAAGAAACCCCTGCCCGAGGTCGTTAAAGATGAAATTATGAACCCTATTGGGGCATCAACTACCTGGCAATATGTGCCTTACCCAAATGCAGTTGCAGAGGTCGATGGTAAGCAAATGCCATCCGTAAGTGGTGGAACTCGCTGGGGCGGTGGCCTCTGGATCAACACCCGCGACGAAGCCCGTTTCGGCTATCTGTTTTTGCGTCAGGGTCGTTGGAAGAACCAACAGATTGTTTCAGCAAATTGGGTGAAACAGGCAACAACGCCAAGTCCTGTTGGTCCTGATTATGGCTACCTGTGGTGGCTAAATACCGGAACGAGCAAAACGGGTAAAAAAGCATGGCCCGATGCTCCTGCCACCAGTTTTGCGGCCCTGGGAGCTGGCTCAAACACTATTTGGGTCGATCCCGAACATGATCTTGTGATTGTCTGGCGATGGCATAATGGTAATCCTAACGAACTGATCAGGCGAGTGCTGGCAGCAGTAAAGGAAAAATGA
- a CDS encoding GNAT family N-acetyltransferase encodes MLPITTTRLTLLPLDLPTYEALFAGPTELSQHLSIKVPAVLSEFGMDIFRYTHAVLADDASEGPWWLYLFIHRADNALAGVGGYKGKPDSAGMVEIGYEIYPIYRGQGLATETAQALIDHAFEHPNVLIVQAHTLAEMNASVRVLEKCGMRFNDAFDDPNEGPVWQWKVVRPSK; translated from the coding sequence ATGCTGCCTATTACCACTACCCGCTTAACATTACTTCCGCTCGACCTGCCTACCTACGAAGCTCTCTTTGCTGGTCCAACCGAGCTGAGCCAACACCTTTCGATTAAAGTACCGGCTGTTTTGAGCGAGTTTGGCATGGACATATTTCGGTATACTCACGCCGTTTTGGCCGACGATGCGAGTGAAGGCCCCTGGTGGCTTTATTTATTCATCCATCGGGCTGATAATGCGCTTGCTGGAGTTGGCGGCTACAAAGGCAAACCTGACTCAGCAGGTATGGTCGAAATTGGCTATGAAATCTACCCTATCTACCGTGGACAGGGGCTGGCTACCGAAACGGCCCAGGCACTGATTGACCATGCATTTGAGCACCCCAATGTGTTGATTGTGCAGGCACATACACTGGCCGAAATGAATGCATCCGTACGAGTACTTGAAAAATGCGGTATGCGCTTTAACGATGCCTTTGACGATCCGAACGAAGGCCCTGTCTGGCAGTGGAAAGTCGTTCGACCATCCAAATAA
- a CDS encoding glucosidase, with the protein MPTAERERIYERADNKGWKKWGPYLSDRAWGTVREDYSPYGDAWNHVNHDMARSRAYRWGEEGIGGISDNKGHICFALAFWNHKDNILKERFFGLSGPEGNHGEDVKELYYYLDSTPTHSYMKMLYKYPQQEYPYNRLVIETSRRGRQEPEFELMDTGIFNNDEYFDIFIEYAKADQNDWLVKVTAHNRSEKPAPLTLLPTIWFRNTWSWGYEQYNAKPMLNGIGNRQIEVNHKQLGKYKLYCEDADALLFCENETNTERLYGRPNLSKHPKDSINNYITSGGKKGFINPNQIGTKASAQYTRQIPAGSSVSIRLRFSDQTHLAQPFADFDEIWNKRLTEANAFFGELQKNVTDTELLAIQRQAYAGMLWNKQFYYYNVNEWLKGDPKMPVPFQGRVYARNESWRHMYTANILSMPDKWEYPWFAAWDLAFHTLTLARLDPHFAKRQLAVILREYYMHPNGQIPAYEWNFSDVNPPVHAWATWKVYEIDRDLNGVGDVGFLERVFHKLLLNFTWWVNRKDVAGNNIFGGGFLGLDNIGVFDRSQPLPMGGRIEQADGTGWMAMYTLNMLRIACEISLTRPSYQDMASKFFEHFLHIASAMNNLGKQNISLWDEVDQFYYDVLHTPDQNARLLKIRSMVGLIPLFAVEILDEELLSKLPDFKRRVEWVLTNRPDLASLISRWHEPGKGETHLLSLLRGHRMKMIMKRMFDETEFLSDYGIRALSKYHEKTPYQFELNSEIFQVRYVPAESEMSMFGGNSNWRGPIWFPVNFLLVDALLKFYQYYGDDFEIEYPTNSGQVMSIKEATILVVERLMNIFRRDSNGRIAAYGHQEKMQNDPNFQGLYLFYEYFHGDTGAGLGANHQTGWTGLIADLIEYWYNYQPEAVTALNAGK; encoded by the coding sequence ATGCCAACAGCAGAGCGCGAACGTATTTACGAACGAGCCGACAACAAAGGCTGGAAAAAATGGGGTCCTTATCTTTCAGATCGTGCCTGGGGAACAGTCCGCGAGGACTATAGCCCCTATGGTGATGCATGGAATCATGTAAACCACGATATGGCCCGTTCCCGTGCGTATCGCTGGGGCGAAGAGGGAATTGGGGGCATATCGGATAATAAAGGCCATATCTGCTTTGCGCTGGCGTTCTGGAATCATAAGGATAACATTCTGAAAGAACGCTTTTTTGGCCTGTCAGGCCCGGAAGGTAATCATGGCGAAGATGTGAAGGAATTGTACTACTATCTGGATAGTACACCGACCCATTCGTACATGAAAATGCTGTATAAATATCCGCAGCAGGAGTATCCCTACAATCGGCTGGTCATCGAAACATCGCGCCGGGGCCGTCAGGAGCCTGAGTTTGAGCTAATGGACACGGGCATCTTTAACAATGATGAGTATTTCGATATATTCATTGAATATGCCAAAGCCGACCAGAATGACTGGCTGGTAAAAGTAACGGCTCATAACCGTTCGGAAAAGCCTGCTCCTCTGACTCTGTTGCCTACCATCTGGTTCCGAAATACCTGGTCGTGGGGGTATGAACAATACAATGCCAAACCAATGCTCAATGGCATTGGCAACCGGCAAATCGAGGTCAATCATAAACAGTTAGGAAAATACAAACTGTATTGCGAAGACGCCGACGCCCTGCTTTTCTGCGAAAACGAAACCAATACCGAACGGCTCTATGGTCGTCCTAACCTGTCGAAACACCCAAAAGACTCAATCAATAACTATATTACCTCGGGAGGTAAAAAAGGGTTTATCAATCCAAATCAAATTGGCACAAAAGCCTCAGCGCAGTATACCCGACAAATACCGGCCGGGAGCAGCGTAAGCATTCGCCTTCGTTTTAGTGACCAAACCCATTTGGCTCAACCCTTTGCCGATTTTGATGAAATCTGGAACAAACGGCTGACCGAAGCCAACGCTTTTTTTGGGGAGCTGCAAAAAAACGTTACCGACACCGAACTGCTGGCCATTCAGCGGCAGGCTTATGCGGGTATGCTCTGGAACAAGCAGTTTTATTACTACAATGTGAACGAATGGCTCAAAGGCGACCCTAAAATGCCAGTGCCTTTTCAGGGGCGTGTATACGCACGTAACGAAAGCTGGCGGCATATGTATACGGCCAACATTCTGTCGATGCCCGACAAATGGGAATATCCGTGGTTTGCCGCCTGGGACCTGGCTTTTCATACACTGACGCTGGCCCGGCTTGACCCTCATTTTGCCAAGCGGCAATTGGCCGTTATTCTGCGGGAATATTATATGCATCCCAACGGCCAGATACCTGCCTACGAGTGGAACTTCAGCGATGTAAACCCGCCGGTTCATGCCTGGGCAACCTGGAAAGTCTACGAGATCGACCGCGACCTCAATGGCGTTGGCGACGTAGGATTCCTCGAACGGGTGTTTCATAAGCTCCTGCTGAATTTTACGTGGTGGGTCAATCGAAAAGACGTAGCCGGAAATAATATTTTTGGGGGTGGGTTCCTGGGGCTGGATAATATCGGCGTTTTTGACCGGTCGCAGCCTCTGCCCATGGGCGGACGCATCGAACAGGCCGACGGCACGGGCTGGATGGCAATGTATACGCTGAATATGCTTCGGATAGCCTGCGAGATTTCACTGACCCGCCCCTCCTATCAGGATATGGCCAGCAAGTTTTTCGAGCACTTCCTGCACATTGCGTCGGCTATGAATAACCTCGGCAAACAAAATATTAGCCTCTGGGACGAAGTCGATCAGTTTTATTATGATGTATTACATACACCCGACCAAAACGCCCGCCTGCTCAAAATCCGCTCTATGGTGGGCCTGATTCCCTTGTTTGCTGTTGAGATTCTGGACGAAGAGCTGTTGTCTAAGCTCCCAGATTTTAAACGGCGCGTGGAGTGGGTGCTTACCAACCGACCCGACCTGGCCTCACTGATTTCGCGCTGGCACGAACCTGGCAAAGGCGAAACACACTTATTGAGTCTGCTGCGGGGCCATCGGATGAAAATGATCATGAAACGGATGTTCGACGAAACCGAATTTCTCTCTGATTATGGCATCCGGGCTTTATCGAAGTACCACGAAAAAACACCGTATCAATTCGAACTGAACAGCGAGATCTTCCAGGTTCGCTACGTACCGGCCGAATCGGAAATGAGCATGTTCGGTGGTAATTCTAACTGGCGGGGGCCCATCTGGTTTCCGGTAAACTTCCTGCTGGTCGACGCTTTACTTAAGTTCTACCAGTACTATGGCGACGATTTTGAAATTGAATATCCGACCAACTCAGGGCAGGTCATGAGCATTAAGGAAGCTACGATTCTGGTCGTTGAACGATTAATGAATATTTTCCGACGCGATAGCAATGGACGAATTGCCGCCTATGGCCATCAGGAAAAAATGCAAAACGACCCTAATTTCCAGGGCCTTTACCTATTCTACGAATATTTTCACGGCGATACAGGTGCTGGCCTTGGCGCGAACCACCAAACCGGCTGGACTGGTCTGATAGCCGATCTGATCGAATACTGGTATAACTATCAGCCCGAGGCCGTAACAGCCTTGAATGCAGGAAAATAG